atttccaTTTGATTTTTGTAGATAAAATAGTTATGTTGGCTTTCATACTGAGATAGTATGGTTGCTGGTTTTTCCTCACCCTTAAACGCAGGGTTGCTTGAGGAGTGGACGAGATCAGTCCTACAGGCCCGCAATGCCCTGGTACTTCTGGAGAGCAGGAACGGTCTATATGTTCTCTTCATTGAACGAGTTATTAGAGAAATTGGAAAACAATTGGGTCCACTTCAACAACAAGGGAAGCTCAACCTGGACATCCTGTCCAACCTACATTTCTAACACACTGGTTTTTCTCTACCTCTTTCTATTTCCCAATTTCACTCTGAAAATTCAAAATCTTCAAGCACTTGCTAACACAAAAACAACCGAACTGATAAGATTGCTGCATTATTCTTCTGAAGACAACCATTACTAGGACATTATGCTTGAtatgaataaaatttcaatcaaGTCCTTCATGTACTTTCAGGTATCATCTTTCCCTCGAACATCTGCAACAACTAATCAACTAGTCTCTCAGATTAAACCCAGACTGCTCCTCCTCTGTTTTTTTCTGATTAGTTTTCCTTGGAAGATGATTCATTTTATTAGAAGTTGTTAAGATTCCTGGAAGATGATCAATCTGATTGTTAGATGCCAATTTGTGTTTGATAAGTACTAAAGAATCTCTCTATATTCACATGCCTTGTTTCTGTGGAAAATCAACATCACCATCTAGGATTACTTGCTGTTCTTCTAATTGTGATAATCCCATCATGCAAGTGTTGAGTGTGTTTAAATTTCTGGCTGACCCGATTGTATGATTTGAACCTAATTGTAAATTTGACCTGTTTTGAGTTATTTTGGGTTTACTCTTTTCCTCAGGTGGGTTAGGGTTTATGTGTGATTTTTTTAGGGTTGTTTCTTTGTTCTGCACCATAGATTGCTCAGTAGAAAAACACCATAAGCCTCTTTTATTTGTGGATGTACCGATGAGACACTGTTGTTCTGAATCGCAGAAATCTTGTATgtagttcttctctttttctccttttatttttattattctgtgAGTTCAATTTTCAATATGAAGAATAATATAATGATCTTCGGTTCTTCCAATTTTTGACTGTTCAGCAGTTATTTATACTTTGCCTCCGTATTAGAGGTATTCATTTGGTAAGATTTAAAGTTCATGTATTCCGGTTTTTACTCTAGCAACtaggttaaaatatatataatgtgattTTTAGGCAATGTACTTGATATTTGCCAACGGCTGTTTAGTCTATTGGCATCAAGTCCTTGCATAAGGTCTTCGTCTTGCTAAGGTTGATTCAAACTTTAGCTCAAACAAGCAGAAGGTACTGGTGTTGTAAAACTCAATTTTTTCCATGTGTCCGTCCCTAACATATGGTTTTCCCCTTTTATCCAAAATTTATCTTGATGTTCAAGGCTTTTAGGTCCAGGTCGGTGTCTAGCATGTTAAGTTAAGACCTTGATTTATTTAAGCTTTAAGTTTCtagtttgattttaaaattcataCAATATTAAGTTAAAATTATCTTCTGGGAGGGTTCTATCACTTTTTAAGACCTTGATTTATACAAGATTTAAGGTTTAAACATTTATATTCAAGTCACTTAAAAAAGcagttttgaatttaaatttttatatatgtaaaacacATATGCTATGAGGGTCCCATCTCTTTTAAGACCTAGTATCTCTCTCTTAAAAACTGTGAACTAAAatactaaaactaaaaatataaatataattgttgttacataaatattttagcttcaattttttaaacatttttattgaataaaaaacaatttattaagTAGATAAATCATATAATTTGACAAATTACTGTACTGAATATTTTACTTTGGTGCAACTAAGTTATGGACTtccattaataatattattattattttcctatCACAGTTATTAAtaaatctattttcatggttatatatttttttaaaaagaaaaaaagcgaTTTAAATCTATGGTGGGTTGTGGATAAGGCATGAGAAGCCTCCAGAAAAATCGAAAAAAAGATCTTCACACTATCATCAGCGAGCTAAGCTCTCTTTCGATGgctttcttctccttccctcCTTCTCTTTGACCTTTCATCGAACACCTTCAGACCATTCACCAGAGATTGAGATCGAGAGTCGTCGTGTTCGCCATGGCGACAATGGCGTGCGTCTCGCTCAATCCCTCCTGCCCTACTTCGTTCCCTGGAAAACCAGCGAGGATTTCTATCTCCAAGCTTCCATTCACTATCTATTTTCCTAGGAAATCGAGTTCTAGGGTTCGCTTTCGTTCTACTAGCTTGATAGCGGTCGCCAGGTACGGTGGTGGTTCCCGGAGATCTTTCCCCGACGTCCGCTCCCCTGATGTTGACTACGACCCCGCCCTCGATCTCGACCGGATCCAGTAAggcttctctttttgttttctttgcatATTCTCTTGTTATTGATCGTTGTTTTTGTGGGTTTCTTTCGTTTTCTCTGGTTTTTTGTTGTTAGTAATTTGATGTGGAATTTTAGGGCAACATCTTCGTGATAAGAAATGGAGTTGCTTTGTGATGATTTTCATATTTGTATATCACctctagtgtttttttttttttccaaaaataatttttttagggtgatgtttagtgttgaatgatgaatagctttTGTGGTAAATGATTATAAGGAAATTGCAACTGAGGTTCCTGCTTCAATTTGTGATAACAAATGGAGTTGTTTCTGATAATGTTCATATGCACGTATCTTGTGGGAGGCTTCctgcttttatttcttttaacaattttttttgcaaatcataatttttaagGTGATGTTGAGTGAGGAACAATGATAATCTTTTTTGCTAAATGAATATGAGCAAATATAAATTGAGGTAAATgctattttaaatgaaaacttgaaTTTCTGTTGATATGAAAATTTGCAAACTTTCTTGCTTCTGTCATAACTCGTAAGTCCTTTTGCACTTTTGATGAGTATGACTTTTTGCATTAATAGCTACCTATATGGTgatgtttttaaatatgaaatttggcgAGGTAGCTGGCCCTATTAGCCTGCTAATCATTCTTCTTGATGGTGTTTACTTTGGTTAATGCATAACCATATGCTATCAATATGGGAGTTCTTTTGTTGCAAACCTAATTGATTGGAACAAAAAATTCCATGCACAATATAGGAACAAACTAAGCTGAGTTAGTCTTCATTCTCAAACTATTGGAGGTTGATTGTTGTCAGTCATCTTTTTTCATGTGGACAACATGGTTAGTTGTTAAAGTCCAATGAcattgtttgtgtttgtttccTTTACATGTTAGACCACTGCATGAGACATTTGTCTGCCTGCTTTTGACTTTGAATGTGTGGGTCTTGCTAGATGAAGTTAACTAGTGCACCAACTTTTAATGCCTTTTTTCCCAGATCAACTTCTGTGAGGTTACTAGATGAAGAACAAAACATGGTAAGTGAGATGCCATGGCTTTATACTTTTTTCTGCTCTACGtctcaaactttaatttgaagtCCTGTGTTTTTTTGCTTTACTACAGGTAGGGGTGGTGTCTAAAAGTGAAGCCATTCGGATGGCAAACAATTCTGAGCTTGTCCTGGtacatttttttgctttttaataggATTTTTGGTTGATTTGTAATGGATATTTGCGTAAATATAAACCActatgaaaatcaaaataaaggtAATCGAGGTTAATAAATGCTTTTAATGCCTGAGCgaacatattttatatgtaatttcattcatttatttgtcTAATGCTTGAGAggtcatgttttattttatatataatttcatccatttattttatatctatatGTAGTCATGAGATAATCAGATACAAATTGTCTGTAGTTATCAGTATGATTGTTGATTTGAGCTGCCATGAATACTAAAACCTGCTGTCCTGTTGCCAAATAGTTGTCCTTTTGGTTGAGCCTCTTGACCAGCACTTGTTTTGGACTTATAGTGTGCTGtcattgtaatatttaaaagaagAGAATTAATAGAAGACGATTATATAAGCCAAACTCTTGCAATTGACATCTTGACCATGCATTGCTAGAGGCCTAGGAACGGTTTGTGGCTCAGACAGCTAAGACTGGCCTGTGGATCCAGCTCATGTGGCCCATGAACATCAAACTCTCTCAATTCTTAAATGTATGACATGAAAGGGATACCCTTCATCATCATTTGTCAAAGAAATTCTTGTTGTTGTCACTTGGGAATTATATCCTGAAAGAGCCACTTCTGATTTTTGATAGTATATATTTAGATTAGAAAAGCTTAACCTTCTGTTTTAAGATAGAGATAATGTAGAtcaatgatttatttgaaaccaAAAGCATAACTTAGGCTGAATGCTTTGCCTCAGCTGTGACTATCTAGTTTGACACAAGTATGTTAGAAGTTTTAGGATATAGGGACGAGTTTAGTAGGCGATACTAAGGTTTCTATGTTGAAGGAAATGTTGACCTTCGTTTGTGTTGTCTAGTAGAAGTTTTTTGAGATGTGTTTCTTGATGGAAGATTTTGACAAGCAACTTTTCTACAATATTGTTCTATCTAATCTACTTTCTAGATTAGGGTTGTATTATTTTGCATTAATTAGTGCTTATTGTTTTGCCACTATTCATTCCTAGATGCGATTCAAAATAATGCAATGACTACAGAAATGAGAAATTTAAATCTAATGTTTACTCATTAATTCTCAATTCAGGCCATATTGTCTGCTGATGCAGATCCTCCTGTCCTCAGACTTTTTGATGTCTTGGATTACAAGTATGAACCGCATCTTTTTGTATAACAGTTTGTACTTTAAACCATGTCATATCCAATggaaatttgttttctttctcatgAGTGGGTGACAGGTATTGTTTcaaatcttttcttcttcagatGTAagattaattgtatttttatacattCTAATCTTTAAAGAAGCTGGTCTTGATTTCTTTGTGCTGTTCTATATTGCACTCACATAGTCAGTAGTCATCTCCATGCAATGTTTAGTTCCTTTTTTTGCAtgctttattttgattaatatataattttttccctATTTGATGTGGCTTCTTGtatgaatgaaataaataagtcaCATACTGCCTTAAGGAACAAGTTTTAGAAACTTTTACCTCTTAACCATTCAGACAAgtcctttttattatattgtctTCAGTACAACTATTGAATTGTTGTCATGCAGAGAAATTTAGCTAGAAAAAGTGGTTTTAAGTTTTCCCATGCATCCTGAAACTAATTTGTTTATCATGTTGTAGCAGTACTTTCTGTGAGAGCtaatatcaataatatttatGTCTTCCTTTAGTCATTTTTATGTACAATAAGCTCTTAGTTCAAATCATTGCCTATTTTTGATGAATAAGTTGAATTTTCACAGAAAATACAAGTATggacaacaaaaaaagaaaagagtgcAACAAAAAAGATCTGCTGGTGATTGCCTCCTCCCTTGAGGTTTTCATTGCACTGTCTCACTGTTTTCAGATGTTTTTTATCTTTCACTATTAATATTGGCTTCCGATGTCAACAATTCAACCTGTACACTTTTTTGTTGCAGCTAATCGTATGGATCTCAAGGAGCTCAAAATGGGGTGATGCACTTTGTTTCTGAGTGCTATGCACTTTAAGCCATTTAAAAATCTTGTAGGATTGTATTCGGTACTTTGGTCTACCGATTTTGATTACATATGATCTACTTATGTGTCTTGATGTTTTTAGATATAGCTTCTTATTCTTGCTTAATAACATATCATGAGGGCTAGTCTGTTAGGTCTACGTTATATATCTTTGTatatctttataattttatgctTCAGCATGCAAATAATTTGTCTGGGTTTATTAATAATGGCTAATTGAAAGTGTTAGATACCTTCAT
This portion of the Dioscorea cayenensis subsp. rotundata cultivar TDr96_F1 chromosome 3, TDr96_F1_v2_PseudoChromosome.rev07_lg8_w22 25.fasta, whole genome shotgun sequence genome encodes:
- the LOC120253706 gene encoding translation initiation factor IF3-2, chloroplastic-like, producing MATMACVSLNPSCPTSFPGKPARISISKLPFTIYFPRKSSSRVRFRSTSLIAVARYGGGSRRSFPDVRSPDVDYDPALDLDRIQSTSVRLLDEEQNMVGVVSKSEAIRMANNSELVLAILSADADPPVLRLFDVLDYKKYKYGQQKKKRVQQKRSAANRMDLKELKMGYNIDSHDYSVRLRAAQRILKDGDKVKVIVNLKGRENEFRNIAIELIKRFQNDIGELATEESQNLRDRNIFIVLVPNKAVIQKEEAKKKETPVSEVSANV